The window CATTCATTCACTGActtatttgaaaattcaaacCTAATAGTCCTGATTCGACAGTCAAGCTTGGCAAGACATGAATAAAgctaatccatccccattattacatcaaaatcaaccatccccttTTCAATGAGATCGCCCATGATGTCCCAACCATGTACcgtaacaacacaatccctataaacctgtgcggccacaatagactcaccaaccggagtagatacagagcaCGGCTCATGGAGCTGTtccagttctatcccaaattccatagcaacatagggagtgacataggacaaagtggaaccggaatcaataagagcatacacatcatgggATTGGTTAGTCAATATACATATGACAACATCTGGTGAGGCCTCTGAActttggcgacccctcatagcatagaaacagtTGGGTCCGCTTGAACTCTgtgtaccacccctagctgcaccacgccctgtaggtgctggggtgcctcgagctggaggagatgttgcagatgtagtagctgcagaactggctggctgtgctgTACCCCTACCCTTGCTCTGGTGAGACGAATGaaaatccctctgaatgtgacccctcattcCACACCTGTAGCATATGGGATGGTCTATGTAGCaggccccaaagtgcatcttcccgCACCTAAGGCATGAGAGCCTTTGTTGTTGCTGAAATCTCCCACCAGaccgaccctgctggtaggatcccctATTGCCCTGGCTTGGCCTAAAATGGCTCGCCTGCTACTGACTGGGCCCCGATGGCGgtgcactgactgaagactgagcaaaagactgggatggccctaatgaccctcccctgaatgctaacctaccaccaccaccacaagaagaaccaccaaagttgcccacggaccgggccttgctactACTTtcacgctccattctattcttcaatttgcgggtctctgtggcttaaGAAAAtactgtagcggcctcattaataaccaaggggctaaggccctgcacaaaccgataCACTCTAGcatccatagtgggcaacatgtagatggcatatttggacaggcgcgtgaatctcatatgatactcccacacactcatgctaccttgttTCAAGCTCTCAAACTCGGTGGCACGGCCTACCTTAGTattggcaggcaagaaatgatcaatgaaatcATCGGCAAACTCACTACACCTCGTCGGAGGGCTCCCCTTTTCACGggagtcctcccacatctcaaactaAGAATAGGCCACTCCCTTTAGGCGGTAGGAGGCTAACCCTGCTCCTTCCGTCTCAGTAGCACACATAGCTCATAGGGTCTTGTGCATCTCGTCAATaaaatcctggggatcttcctcaGGATCATTACTTGTGAACACTGTAGGGTAAAACTGGAGAaatctgttcaccctggaactagcagaatcccttggctgactagaagaagtgggtacaacatttgatctctgggcctggtaAGCCatt is drawn from Nicotiana tomentosiformis chromosome 12, ASM39032v3, whole genome shotgun sequence and contains these coding sequences:
- the LOC138902828 gene encoding uncharacterized protein yields the protein MRGHIQRDFHSSHQSKGRGTAQPASSAATTSATSPPARGTPAPTGRGAARGGTQSSSGPNCFYAMRGRQSSEASPDVVICILTNQSHDVYALIDSGSTLSYVTPYVAMEFGIELEQLHEPCSVSTPVGESIVAAQVYRDCVVTVHGWDIMGDLIEKGMVDFDVIMGMD